One genomic segment of Kosmotoga arenicorallina S304 includes these proteins:
- the murJ gene encoding murein biosynthesis integral membrane protein MurJ, producing MENKVIKGTLAFGLATMISRVTGLLRDAFFAGYFGTSSQYDAYLVAIMIPFFLRKIFAEGALSLTFVPMFAEKRRESIEKAFEFASTVLLLIVTITSIITITGVFFSTPVSGVFAGGFDPEVILLTSKLMKITFPFILLVSTWSVFYGILNSFDAYFLAALSPAFINISTITGIVLSRYFNPPILGPTIAFVVGGGIQVLALVTASKRKGFRFKARFSRNDAKEFLKIFGLTMISPAIAQINSLVDTRVATELGTGAVSSLQYAMRLYQLPLGIFGVSVATVVLAELSKHVKDTRKFNMTLWESLETLLYFIVPATFGLIVLSNEIISLLFQRGAFNYSDTLRTAPILKAYAIGLPFYALYYIFSRVYYSRKNPRFPSLIAAVMAGINIALDIVLGLAYGPVGIAWATTIAGIFGFLSVGLKELLAAKITRNQLIELLKITAATSVMVITLIAEKQILPSTNLSSIIKILSGIALYFLLSKVLALREYEQIKNIFRRR from the coding sequence ATGGAAAACAAAGTCATTAAAGGAACACTGGCCTTTGGATTGGCTACAATGATCTCTCGGGTTACCGGCTTGTTGAGAGATGCTTTCTTCGCAGGTTATTTTGGTACTTCAAGCCAATATGACGCATATCTCGTAGCAATTATGATTCCCTTCTTTCTGAGAAAGATATTTGCAGAAGGGGCTCTATCGCTGACTTTTGTTCCAATGTTTGCTGAAAAGAGAAGGGAATCCATTGAAAAGGCTTTCGAGTTCGCATCAACTGTTTTGCTGCTTATTGTTACTATAACTTCTATTATTACGATAACAGGAGTGTTTTTTTCCACACCTGTATCCGGTGTTTTTGCAGGCGGATTTGATCCCGAGGTGATTTTGCTTACGTCAAAGCTAATGAAAATCACTTTTCCTTTTATACTTCTTGTTTCTACCTGGAGTGTTTTTTATGGGATATTGAATAGCTTTGATGCATATTTTCTTGCTGCTCTTTCTCCGGCATTTATAAATATTTCAACAATAACAGGCATAGTATTATCCAGATATTTCAATCCGCCAATCCTGGGGCCAACCATTGCCTTTGTTGTTGGGGGAGGCATTCAGGTATTAGCGTTGGTGACAGCCTCCAAAAGGAAAGGGTTCAGATTCAAAGCCAGGTTCAGCAGGAATGATGCGAAGGAATTTCTCAAAATTTTTGGCTTGACAATGATTTCTCCAGCTATTGCTCAGATAAATTCACTGGTAGACACGAGAGTGGCAACAGAACTTGGAACAGGAGCGGTATCGAGCTTACAGTACGCCATGAGGCTTTACCAGCTTCCCCTTGGCATTTTTGGAGTCTCGGTGGCTACTGTTGTACTCGCAGAATTGTCAAAGCATGTCAAAGATACCAGAAAATTCAACATGACTCTATGGGAATCACTTGAAACACTTCTTTACTTTATTGTCCCGGCAACTTTTGGTCTGATTGTGTTATCTAACGAAATAATATCACTATTGTTTCAAAGGGGTGCTTTCAATTATTCTGACACGCTCAGGACAGCTCCCATTTTGAAAGCCTACGCCATTGGGCTCCCTTTCTATGCTTTATATTATATTTTTTCAAGGGTGTACTATTCCCGGAAAAATCCAAGATTCCCATCTCTGATTGCAGCAGTTATGGCAGGAATCAATATAGCATTGGATATTGTTCTCGGGCTGGCTTATGGTCCGGTTGGAATAGCCTGGGCAACAACTATTGCAGGAATATTCGGATTCTTGAGCGTTGGCTTGAAGGAGCTATTGGCTGCCAAAATAACCAGAAATCAATTGATTGAATTGCTGAAAATCACCGCAGCCACCTCGGTTATGGTTATTACGCTTATCGCAGAAAAACAGATACTGCCCTCAACAAATCTCTCAAGTATAATAAAGATTCTTTCGGGTATCGCTTTGTATTTTCTTCTCTCTAAAGTCCTTGCTCTCAGAGAATATGAGCAAATAAAAAACATCTTTAGAAGACGGTAG
- a CDS encoding PhoH family protein, with translation MVKNFVLDTNVLVHDPDCLEKFEDNILIIPFPVLEEIDKLKSKQGSLGQRARQMNRKLDEIRKDGDITKGVKLKSGGSVKILIFNEFNVTLPQFTAEHYKDNAILLYTLELKRRDKKPTILVTKDINLRVKADVLGIDTQDYLADKVEINELLSGVKEIDDASLRKTFTKVGSISVRDIEPEIFPNTFVDFGEGVYGRVDPEGKSVKKLSVNMDTSCWGIYPRNREQLFAYELLLDDRVKLISMPGIAGTGKTLLSLAAGMRKVNDEKLYERLLVSRPVIPMGQDIGYLPGSQEEKMKPWMQPIYDNLFLLFTNRHMDPDTFLKRSDKLGIEVLSYIRGRSIPNQFMIIDEAQNLTPHEVKTILTRIGEESKVILIGDPYQIDSIYLDTGSCGLVYAASRFISHPLAGHITLVKGERSELATAAAELL, from the coding sequence ATGGTTAAAAATTTCGTTCTCGATACAAATGTTTTGGTCCACGATCCGGATTGCCTGGAAAAATTCGAAGACAACATATTGATAATTCCCTTTCCTGTACTTGAGGAAATTGACAAATTGAAGTCAAAACAGGGTTCCCTCGGCCAGAGGGCCAGGCAGATGAATAGAAAGCTTGATGAAATTAGAAAAGATGGCGATATTACAAAAGGCGTTAAGTTAAAATCTGGCGGTTCTGTCAAAATACTCATATTCAATGAATTCAATGTGACACTCCCCCAGTTTACGGCTGAGCATTATAAAGACAATGCCATACTTCTATACACGCTTGAATTGAAAAGGCGCGACAAAAAGCCGACGATTCTCGTTACTAAAGATATTAACTTAAGAGTAAAAGCTGATGTTCTGGGGATTGATACACAGGATTATCTTGCCGACAAAGTGGAAATCAACGAACTGCTTTCCGGGGTAAAGGAGATTGACGATGCTTCTTTGCGAAAAACTTTCACTAAAGTCGGAAGCATATCCGTCAGGGATATTGAACCTGAGATTTTTCCGAATACCTTTGTTGATTTTGGCGAAGGGGTTTACGGAAGAGTAGACCCTGAGGGAAAAAGCGTGAAAAAGCTCTCGGTTAATATGGATACGTCATGCTGGGGGATTTACCCGAGGAACAGGGAACAACTTTTTGCTTACGAATTGCTTCTCGATGATAGAGTTAAATTGATTTCCATGCCTGGAATAGCTGGAACCGGTAAAACCCTGCTCTCTCTTGCGGCAGGAATGAGGAAAGTCAACGATGAGAAACTCTATGAAAGATTACTGGTTTCACGCCCTGTTATTCCCATGGGACAGGATATAGGTTATCTCCCCGGCTCTCAGGAGGAGAAAATGAAGCCCTGGATGCAACCCATATATGATAATCTTTTCCTGTTGTTCACAAACCGTCACATGGATCCTGATACCTTTCTTAAGCGGAGCGACAAATTAGGGATTGAGGTGCTGAGCTATATACGTGGAAGATCTATACCGAACCAGTTTATGATCATAGATGAGGCACAAAACCTGACCCCCCATGAAGTGAAAACCATATTGACACGTATCGGAGAAGAATCAAAGGTCATTCTCATAGGGGATCCCTATCAGATAGACAGCATATATCTGGATACAGGCAGTTGCGGATTAGTATATGCCGCATCCAGGTTTATTTCCCATCCTCTGGCAGGGCATATTACCCTTGTCAAAGGTGAAAGATCGGAACTTGCAACAGCGGCTGCAGAATTGTTATGA
- the glgP gene encoding alpha-glucan family phosphorylase — MYFIEKMRAIPRLPDRIKKLEELAYNFWWTWNPDAEELFKEMDQDLWYEVKRSPVKLLRRVDQDKLQKLSKNKEFLENYDRVVKKFEQYMRSKDTWMARNYQDKVDKQIAYFCAEYGLHESFPIYSGGLGILAGDHLKTASDLGLNLVGVGLLYRHGYFKQTIDKTGWQHAEFPEYDFEDFPIKPAFDDDGEEIYVKVDFPERRIWVKIWQTNVGRTPLILLDTDIPQNDPEDRKITSQLYGGNRETRIQQEIVLGIAGVRALRLLGYNPKIWHMNEGHAAFLTLERIREFIQNKEMDFRSAVEATKAGNVFTTHTPVPAGNDVFEINLIDKYFNDFWSKLNISRREFLDLGIEKSKDGHEHFSMTVLALRVSAVSNGVSELHGKVSRRMWTHVFPDFPEPEVPIGHVTNGVHIWTWLNRDLKELFDRYFPENWHENVSSPEVWKHVDDIPDEELWEVHMKLKRRMRTFLHGRLRRQRLRLGETIEDLMEVEDILPENILTIGFARRFATYKRATLIFKDIERLKKILTDPKQPVQFIFAGKAHPADDPGKNLIKKIYEISRMPEFKNRIVILENYDMNIARHMVSGVDVWLNNPRRPHEASGTSGQKAGMNGAVNFSALDGWWVEGYNGENGWTIGDNRDHEDTELQDKIDSVSIYSILEKEIVPLYYSTDEKGIPTGWIKKMKESIKSIALNFNTHRMLIDYVEKIYSKAMSSVEFTEKDNYSGALSLSKWKQRLKQNWDFIRIKPNIPRAGFRSSISVGQSIEITANVYLGELSPEEVKVEIFLAQFDEDEKMIAFKTFPMEIEKEDVHGEYLYRGKFKVEEEGKMAYTVRVVPNPERMPLSSFIPMAKWV, encoded by the coding sequence ATGTACTTTATCGAAAAAATGAGGGCTATTCCCCGACTACCTGACAGAATTAAGAAGCTGGAGGAACTTGCTTACAACTTCTGGTGGACGTGGAACCCCGATGCTGAAGAGCTTTTCAAAGAAATGGACCAGGATTTATGGTACGAAGTCAAAAGAAGTCCTGTCAAGCTATTGAGAAGAGTTGATCAGGACAAGCTTCAGAAGCTTTCAAAAAATAAGGAATTTCTTGAAAATTACGACCGGGTCGTGAAAAAATTTGAACAATATATGAGAAGCAAAGATACCTGGATGGCTCGCAATTACCAGGATAAAGTCGATAAGCAAATAGCCTATTTTTGTGCCGAGTACGGACTTCACGAATCTTTCCCCATATACTCTGGCGGGTTGGGAATACTCGCTGGTGACCATTTAAAAACGGCCAGCGACCTGGGCTTGAATCTCGTTGGTGTTGGTCTCCTTTACAGGCACGGATATTTTAAGCAAACTATTGACAAGACGGGCTGGCAGCATGCCGAATTCCCTGAATACGATTTTGAGGATTTCCCTATAAAGCCCGCTTTTGATGATGACGGAGAGGAAATTTACGTAAAAGTGGACTTCCCCGAAAGGCGTATCTGGGTGAAAATATGGCAGACAAACGTCGGCCGAACCCCCCTTATCCTTCTTGATACTGATATTCCTCAAAACGACCCCGAGGACAGGAAAATTACCTCACAACTCTATGGTGGCAACAGGGAAACGAGAATACAACAGGAGATAGTTCTTGGAATAGCAGGCGTTAGAGCCCTCCGGCTTCTTGGATACAATCCTAAAATCTGGCATATGAACGAAGGGCATGCCGCTTTCTTAACTCTGGAAAGGATAAGAGAATTTATTCAGAACAAAGAAATGGACTTCAGAAGCGCTGTCGAAGCCACTAAAGCGGGCAATGTTTTCACAACTCACACTCCAGTACCCGCTGGCAACGATGTTTTTGAAATAAACCTCATCGATAAGTATTTCAATGATTTCTGGTCAAAATTGAATATATCCAGAAGAGAATTCCTTGACCTCGGAATCGAAAAATCCAAAGATGGCCATGAGCATTTCAGCATGACTGTACTGGCACTAAGGGTATCCGCCGTTTCGAACGGCGTGAGCGAGTTACACGGAAAGGTTTCAAGACGCATGTGGACCCATGTATTTCCCGATTTTCCGGAACCTGAGGTTCCCATTGGCCACGTCACGAATGGAGTCCATATATGGACCTGGCTGAACAGAGACTTGAAAGAGCTTTTCGACCGTTATTTCCCTGAAAACTGGCATGAAAATGTTTCTTCACCCGAAGTATGGAAACATGTGGATGATATACCCGATGAAGAACTGTGGGAAGTGCACATGAAACTTAAAAGACGGATGCGCACTTTCCTGCACGGCAGGTTAAGAAGGCAGAGACTCAGGCTTGGAGAGACAATAGAGGATCTCATGGAAGTTGAAGATATCTTACCTGAAAATATATTAACCATTGGCTTTGCAAGAAGATTTGCCACTTATAAAAGGGCTACTCTCATTTTTAAAGACATCGAAAGGCTTAAAAAAATCCTTACTGACCCAAAACAGCCTGTGCAGTTTATCTTCGCCGGAAAAGCTCATCCCGCTGATGACCCCGGGAAAAACCTTATCAAGAAGATTTACGAAATTTCGAGAATGCCAGAATTCAAAAATCGTATTGTGATTCTCGAAAATTACGATATGAACATTGCAAGGCACATGGTAAGTGGTGTTGATGTCTGGCTGAACAACCCAAGGCGCCCTCATGAGGCCAGCGGAACAAGCGGGCAGAAAGCAGGAATGAACGGGGCTGTTAATTTCAGCGCCCTCGACGGCTGGTGGGTTGAGGGATACAACGGCGAAAACGGCTGGACGATAGGCGATAACAGGGATCATGAAGACACAGAACTACAGGACAAAATAGACAGCGTTTCCATATACAGCATACTTGAAAAGGAAATCGTCCCTCTTTATTACAGCACCGATGAAAAGGGAATTCCCACGGGCTGGATTAAGAAGATGAAGGAATCAATCAAGAGCATCGCTTTGAATTTCAACACCCACCGGATGCTCATTGATTATGTAGAAAAGATCTACTCAAAAGCAATGAGTTCAGTGGAATTCACAGAAAAGGACAATTACAGCGGAGCTTTGTCTCTTTCGAAATGGAAACAGCGACTAAAGCAAAATTGGGATTTTATCAGGATCAAGCCTAATATCCCGAGAGCCGGTTTCAGAAGCAGCATAAGTGTGGGACAATCAATTGAAATTACTGCAAATGTTTATCTGGGCGAACTGTCGCCGGAAGAGGTTAAAGTGGAGATTTTCCTGGCACAATTTGATGAAGATGAAAAGATGATAGCATTCAAAACCTTTCCTATGGAAATAGAGAAAGAGGATGTCCATGGAGAATATCTGTATCGTGGCAAATTCAAGGTCGAGGAAGAAGGGAAAATGGCGTATACGGTGCGTGTTGTGCCAAATCCCGAAAGAATGCCGCTAAGCAGCTTTATTCCCATGGCAAAATGGGTGTAG
- a CDS encoding DUF72 domain-containing protein codes for MFYLGTSGYHFRDWIGTAYPEDIKPSQMLNYYRSIWHFNTVELNFTYYRMPDYHTLAAISRKVPGDFHFTVKSPGSITHEYWKNLEFEKAIDDLTLFKNALAPLRSEGRLGPVLFQFPWGFRPTNDNLGYLKAIMDFCTESELIPAVEFRHSSWEIDEYGNMLIQQNAIPVIVDAPKIDNLFGYRSIAGRGAAYFRLHGRNVDWFTSNGSERYNYNYSDDELRFFALDVIEFLSKGLDVYVYFNNCHMGNAVHNALRFREIVGGA; via the coding sequence TTGTTTTATCTGGGTACGAGCGGTTATCATTTTCGAGATTGGATAGGAACAGCCTATCCCGAAGATATTAAACCTTCGCAGATGTTGAACTATTATAGAAGCATCTGGCATTTTAATACCGTTGAACTGAATTTTACTTATTATCGTATGCCAGATTATCATACTCTGGCAGCAATTTCGAGAAAGGTTCCCGGTGATTTCCATTTTACCGTGAAGTCACCGGGTTCTATTACCCATGAATACTGGAAAAATCTTGAATTTGAAAAAGCAATTGATGACCTCACACTCTTTAAGAACGCCCTTGCCCCTCTTCGATCAGAGGGAAGGTTAGGTCCTGTGCTTTTTCAGTTCCCATGGGGATTCAGGCCCACTAATGATAACCTTGGCTATTTGAAAGCAATAATGGATTTCTGTACTGAAAGCGAGCTTATTCCCGCCGTGGAATTCAGGCACAGCAGCTGGGAAATCGATGAATACGGCAATATGCTGATCCAACAAAATGCCATTCCGGTAATCGTCGATGCCCCGAAAATAGACAATCTTTTTGGCTACCGTTCAATTGCTGGCCGCGGTGCGGCTTATTTCAGACTTCATGGGAGGAATGTTGATTGGTTTACTTCTAATGGAAGTGAAAGATACAACTACAATTATTCTGATGACGAGTTGAGATTTTTTGCGCTGGACGTGATAGAATTCTTATCGAAGGGATTAGATGTGTACGTTTACTTCAACAATTGTCATATGGGCAATGCAGTTCACAACGCTCTTCGTTTCAGAGAAATTGTAGGAGGTGCCTGA
- a CDS encoding DUF4911 domain-containing protein, with protein sequence MKENEQTPKEYDLYLKIARPDIHVLCYIAEAEDNLMNIRHTTEEGYLKVIVPGDLLQEALNFLDSIKNVINLEVVEIRENPGHT encoded by the coding sequence ATGAAGGAAAATGAACAAACGCCAAAAGAATACGATTTATATTTGAAAATCGCCAGGCCGGATATACATGTGCTATGCTATATTGCAGAAGCCGAAGATAATTTGATGAACATCCGGCATACGACTGAGGAAGGCTATTTGAAGGTTATTGTTCCGGGTGATTTATTGCAGGAAGCCTTGAATTTTCTTGATAGCATAAAAAATGTAATAAATCTGGAAGTGGTGGAAATTCGTGAGAATCCAGGCCATACTTGA
- a CDS encoding S1 RNA-binding domain-containing protein — protein MSAKVGNIVEGKITAVMKFGAHVELEGGEQGFLHISKISKSYVKNIDDHLKVGQKVKVKVVGTTRDGKWELSIKDLGESGNEDQNLDKDFERKLSKFLKDSSRKISDYRRRLDKKRGIKKR, from the coding sequence GTGAGTGCGAAAGTTGGCAACATTGTTGAAGGAAAGATCACCGCTGTAATGAAGTTTGGGGCTCATGTAGAGCTGGAAGGTGGTGAGCAGGGTTTCCTTCATATCTCCAAGATCTCCAAGAGTTACGTAAAGAACATCGATGATCATCTCAAGGTAGGGCAAAAGGTCAAGGTGAAGGTCGTGGGTACCACTCGCGATGGAAAATGGGAGCTTTCCATCAAAGACCTGGGAGAATCGGGTAACGAAGACCAGAACCTGGACAAAGATTTTGAAAGAAAGCTTTCGAAGTTTTTAAAAGACAGTTCCAGAAAGATTTCTGATTACAGAAGAAGACTCGATAAAAAGCGAGGAATAAAAAAGAGATAA
- a CDS encoding GTPase — MKCKGCGVEIQTINEKAPGYIPIDVLERRLGEGKEVYCKRCFSLKHYGKLSASFQMEHSLDLLKKYLSLANNVLYIVDIFDFEGTFRKEVQELLSGKNVFYLINKVDLIPKEITPSEIKSWVKNRLKVQSTRIRLLSARNNRGISGLLKFLKEKKEKRFITVGVANVGKSSVLNALAGMNTLTISRYPGTTLEAVEFHCKEHGLSFIDTPGIITGDRVTDLLDNACQSRTIPEKKLVVHTIKPKKKTRTVFLSGFVKIDVQPGKLPGPIFHVISPESVTVHETNPEIAKEKWESWFGAFLFPPCSSKKLGAHEWKSVNLKLLTGQEVAIKGLGWINVARGPIEITITHPGNTEPIVRNGLIGPLKFKK, encoded by the coding sequence GTGAAATGCAAAGGTTGCGGTGTAGAAATACAAACCATTAACGAAAAAGCACCCGGCTATATTCCCATCGATGTGCTCGAGCGAAGGCTGGGAGAGGGAAAAGAGGTCTATTGCAAACGCTGCTTTTCCCTTAAACATTATGGGAAACTTTCGGCAAGCTTTCAGATGGAGCATTCTCTGGATTTGCTTAAGAAATACCTTTCCCTGGCCAACAATGTATTGTACATAGTAGATATCTTTGATTTTGAAGGTACTTTCAGAAAAGAAGTTCAAGAACTTCTAAGTGGTAAGAATGTTTTTTATTTGATAAACAAGGTCGATCTCATACCGAAAGAAATAACGCCATCAGAGATTAAATCATGGGTAAAGAACAGATTAAAGGTTCAGTCCACAAGGATAAGGCTACTTTCCGCCAGGAACAACAGAGGAATCTCAGGACTCCTGAAATTTCTAAAGGAGAAGAAAGAAAAGCGCTTTATAACCGTTGGAGTGGCAAATGTTGGAAAATCATCGGTTTTGAATGCTCTCGCTGGAATGAACACATTAACCATAAGCAGATACCCCGGAACTACCCTTGAAGCGGTCGAATTTCATTGTAAGGAACACGGTTTATCTTTCATAGATACTCCGGGAATAATAACCGGGGATCGAGTAACGGATTTGCTGGACAATGCCTGTCAATCCAGAACAATACCCGAAAAAAAGCTCGTGGTTCACACCATTAAGCCCAAGAAAAAGACAAGGACGGTATTTTTGAGCGGTTTTGTTAAAATAGATGTGCAACCCGGAAAACTGCCCGGGCCGATTTTTCATGTGATTTCACCCGAAAGTGTCACTGTTCATGAAACCAATCCAGAAATAGCAAAGGAAAAATGGGAAAGCTGGTTCGGGGCTTTTCTCTTTCCGCCCTGTTCCAGTAAAAAGCTCGGAGCTCACGAATGGAAAAGCGTTAATTTGAAGCTTCTTACCGGTCAGGAAGTTGCAATAAAGGGATTGGGATGGATAAATGTAGCAAGAGGTCCCATTGAGATAACGATTACTCATCCGGGAAACACTGAACCCATAGTGAGAAATGGACTTATCGGTCCTCTAAAGTTCAAAAAATAA
- a CDS encoding 3'-5' exonuclease, translated as MDKLFVVVDTETTGSSPLSGDRIIEIAAIPIYHGKIYYELRFHSLVNPQVTIPASISSIHGLKNADVSDEPSMLEVFPRFKEYVGNAVIVGHSIAVDMKFFDIAAKETGTFPFSNDYIDTYELAKALFNAGPYSLAGLARRLKIKDSPTHRAFDDARVGAKVFLALVERLGGFSKLGIYKKRWRG; from the coding sequence ATGGACAAGCTATTTGTGGTCGTTGACACAGAGACTACCGGTTCGAGTCCTCTCAGTGGAGATAGGATAATAGAAATTGCTGCAATTCCTATATATCACGGGAAGATTTATTACGAATTACGCTTTCACTCACTGGTAAATCCACAGGTAACGATTCCGGCTTCCATAAGCAGTATACACGGATTGAAAAACGCAGATGTAAGTGACGAACCCAGCATGCTGGAAGTCTTTCCCAGATTTAAAGAGTATGTGGGGAACGCTGTTATTGTAGGGCACAGTATAGCCGTAGACATGAAGTTCTTTGATATAGCAGCAAAAGAAACGGGAACCTTTCCTTTTTCAAATGATTATATAGACACTTATGAACTTGCAAAAGCTCTTTTTAATGCGGGGCCATATAGTCTCGCAGGACTTGCCAGACGTTTGAAAATTAAAGACTCACCTACACACCGCGCTTTTGATGATGCCAGAGTGGGGGCAAAGGTTTTTCTGGCTCTTGTTGAGAGGTTGGGTGGATTTTCAAAACTTGGGATTTATAAAAAGCGTTGGAGGGGTTAA
- a CDS encoding YqeG family HAD IIIA-type phosphatase gives MRIQAILDSLKLPLPRERAKSVRDIDYSRLHDLGYDTILFDYDNTLATWRNQFDTRNRKVIESLLEMGLKVAVVTNAPYDRVKHMKRFFGNRIKLYHSMKKPGTRELLRVLKALESKPESTVIIGDLFLTDVIAGNRMGMYTIMVKPAVSKEAAFYKKLAAFMTIATYTIFFYTIGWFLRITELVNPHLFIDDVSDIDFEQLKEAGYELVILDFDNTLEPWGSDELSKEKELLIRRIQLVGLKIVIISNGRRTRLRNIEAFIPGVEIISEARKPFPHKARKYLHKRGIKPYHSVVIGDQLFTDVLMGNLLGAFTIKVNPISEREFYWTRMMRRIEKLFLKLIKRKTALEEIRR, from the coding sequence GTGAGAATCCAGGCCATACTTGATTCGTTAAAATTACCTCTGCCAAGGGAAAGAGCAAAGAGTGTAAGGGATATAGATTATAGTCGATTGCATGACCTGGGGTACGACACCATACTCTTTGACTATGATAATACGCTTGCAACATGGCGTAATCAGTTTGATACAAGAAACAGAAAGGTTATCGAGTCACTTCTGGAAATGGGGCTTAAAGTGGCAGTAGTCACAAACGCTCCCTATGATAGAGTAAAGCACATGAAAAGATTCTTTGGAAATCGCATCAAGCTCTATCATTCTATGAAAAAACCCGGCACCAGAGAGCTATTGAGAGTCTTAAAAGCGCTAGAATCCAAACCCGAAAGTACAGTGATCATAGGGGACCTTTTTTTGACCGATGTAATAGCAGGCAACCGCATGGGCATGTATACCATAATGGTAAAGCCGGCTGTGAGCAAAGAAGCAGCTTTTTACAAGAAGCTTGCGGCTTTCATGACAATAGCGACTTACACGATTTTCTTCTATACAATTGGCTGGTTCCTGAGAATCACAGAGCTTGTTAATCCCCATCTATTTATCGATGATGTTTCGGATATCGACTTTGAGCAATTAAAGGAAGCGGGGTATGAACTCGTTATTTTGGATTTTGACAATACACTTGAACCCTGGGGAAGCGACGAATTGTCAAAGGAGAAAGAGCTCCTTATTCGTCGTATTCAACTGGTGGGACTGAAAATCGTTATCATTTCAAATGGGCGAAGAACAAGGCTCAGAAATATAGAAGCTTTTATTCCTGGAGTAGAGATTATTTCTGAAGCGAGAAAGCCTTTTCCCCATAAAGCCAGGAAGTACCTGCATAAAAGGGGAATAAAGCCTTATCATTCAGTTGTTATCGGGGATCAGCTTTTTACCGATGTACTGATGGGAAATTTGCTTGGAGCTTTTACCATAAAAGTAAATCCCATTTCCGAAAGAGAGTTTTACTGGACGCGCATGATGAGAAGAATTGAGAAGCTCTTTTTGAAATTAATAAAGCGAAAAACCGCATTGGAGGAAATCAGAAGGTGA
- the rpmE gene encoding 50S ribosomal protein L31, translated as MKKGIHPELKLVTVKCTCGAEHKFWSIREDIKIDLCSNCHPFYKGDTSSLIVDTEGRVQKFKNKYGDNY; from the coding sequence ATGAAAAAAGGTATACATCCCGAGCTAAAGCTTGTTACGGTAAAATGCACATGTGGGGCAGAACACAAGTTTTGGTCAATACGCGAGGACATAAAAATTGACCTTTGCTCCAATTGTCATCCTTTCTATAAAGGCGATACAAGTTCCCTTATTGTAGATACTGAGGGAAGAGTACAGAAATTCAAGAACAAGTACGGCGACAACTACTGA
- the pduL gene encoding phosphate propanoyltransferase gives MKLKDYPIKAGVSNRHVHLSQKDLEILFGEGYELTAIKDLGQPGQYAAQEKIILVGPKGAIEGVRVLGPVRKATQVEVSRTDAFKLGVKPPIKDSGDHEGSVGLTLVGPKGTVVLEKGVILAKRHIHMTPEDAEKLGVKDKDLVMVYCKGNGERKTIFDDVLVRVSSSYALEFHVDVDEANAAMINNNDEVFVVEEL, from the coding sequence GTGAAATTAAAGGATTACCCAATCAAAGCAGGAGTGTCTAACAGACACGTTCATCTTTCTCAGAAAGATCTCGAGATCCTCTTTGGAGAAGGATATGAACTGACTGCTATTAAAGATCTTGGACAGCCCGGGCAATACGCAGCTCAGGAAAAAATAATACTTGTAGGCCCCAAAGGTGCCATCGAAGGGGTCAGGGTTCTCGGACCGGTCAGAAAAGCAACTCAGGTGGAAGTCTCCAGAACCGATGCATTCAAACTGGGCGTAAAACCTCCGATAAAGGATTCAGGGGATCACGAAGGTTCTGTGGGACTTACACTTGTGGGACCCAAAGGGACAGTGGTGCTCGAAAAAGGCGTTATCCTTGCTAAAAGGCACATACACATGACCCCTGAAGATGCTGAAAAGCTTGGAGTAAAAGATAAAGACCTTGTTATGGTATATTGTAAAGGTAACGGTGAGAGAAAAACCATATTCGACGATGTGCTCGTCAGGGTTAGCAGTTCGTATGCCCTTGAATTCCACGTTGATGTTGACGAAGCAAACGCTGCAATGATAAACAATAACGACGAAGTTTTTGTTGTTGAGGAGCTGTAA